The Deinococcus seoulensis DNA segment TCGTGCTGGTGGTACTGGTCATGCCGCAGGGCGCGGCCGGGCTGATCGGAGGCCGCCGCCGCGCGCCTGCGCCCACGCCCACGCCCCAGAACCCCGCGCCCCAGAATCCCGTGACGCAGAACCCGGTCACCCGCGAGGTGAGCGATGCCGTCTGACACACAAACACTCCTTGACGTGCGGGACATCACGGTATCCTTCGACGGTTTCAAGGCCATCACCAACCTCAGCCTGTCCGTGCCGAAGGGCAGCCTGCGCGTGCTGATCGGACCGAACGGCGCGGGCAAGAGCACCCTGCTCGACACGATCATCGGCAAGGTGCGCCCCGACACCGGCGAGGTGCGCTTCGCCGGGCAGGTCATCTCGAAGCTGCCCGAGCACCGCATCGCGGGCCTGGGCATCTGCCGCAAATTCCAGGCTCCGGGCGTGCTGGAAGGCCTGAGCGTCCGCGAGAACCTGCTGCTCACCGCCCGCCGCGACAAGGGCGTGCTGGGCATCCTGAAGGCCCCCACCCGCGCCGAACAGGACCGCGCCGACGAACTGCTGCACCTGACCGGCCTGACCGCACGGGCCGACGTGCCCGCCGCCTCCCTGGCGCACGGAGAGAAGCAGTGGCTGGAGATCGGCATGGTCGTCGCCGCCGACCCGCAACTGCTGCTGCTGGACGAACCGACCGCCGGCATGACCGCGCAGGAGACCGCGCAGACCGCCGACCTCATCCACACCCTGGCCGGGCGGCACACCGTGCTCGTCATCGACCACGACATGCACTTCGTGGAACTCCTGAACGCGCCCATCACGGTGCTGCACCAGGGACAGGTGTTCCGCGAGGGCGACCTGGAGACCCTGCGCGCCGATCCGGACGTCATGGAGATCTACCTCGGCAGACCCAGGGAGCTGATGGCGCATGGCTGAACGCAGAAAGCTCCTCCCGCCCCTGTCGGCCTTCAGCCATCCGCCTTCTGCCTCCGGCACTTCAAAGGAGCCCCCATGCTGAAACTGGAAGGCGTCACCGCCGCGTACGGGCAGAGCCCCGTGCTGTTCGGCATCGACCTGGAAATCGCGGACGCCGAGGCCGTCACGCTGATCGGCCGCAACGGCGTCGGCAAGACCACCCTGCTGCGCGCCATCACGGGCCTGCACCCGGTCACGGGCGGCGGCGTGCGCCTGAACGGCGCGCAGGTCGAGCAGGAACCCGCCTTCACCCGCGCCCGCAGCGGGCTGGCGTACGTGCCACAGGGACGCGGGCTGTTCGGGCACCTGACCGTCGAGGAGAACCTGCTGATGGGCCTCCCGGCCCTGTCAGGCCGCGCCGCCGCGAAACGCGAGATTCCGGACCTCGTGTACGACCTGTTTCCCATCTGCCGCGACATGGCCGGACGCCGCGCCGGGAACCTGTCCGGCGGGCAGCAACAGCAGGTCGCCATCGGCCGGGCGCTCGTCACGCAACCCCGCTACCTGCTGCTGGACGAACCCACCGAGGGCATCCAGCCCAGCGTCGTGCAGGAGATCGAGGTGGCCCTGACCCGCATCCGCACCGAACTGCGCGTCGCCGTGCTGCTCGTCGAGCAGTACCTGGACTTCGCGTGGGCCTTCGCCGACCGCTACTACGTCATGCAGAAGGGGCGCGTCGTCGAGACCGGCCACACCGCCGACACGCCCACCCACACCGTCCAGCGCTACCTGGGCGTCTGAATGCACCTCTCAAGGAGATCCATGACCCACCGAATCCTGACCGCCACCCTGGCCCTGACGCTCTCCTCGCTGGCCGCCGCGCAGGGCACGAACGTGCGCTTCACGCTCGACTGGGCCTTCGAGGGGCCCGGCTCGCCGTACCTGCTGGCCGCCGACCGGGGGTACTTCGCGAAGCAGGGCCTGAACGTGACCATCGACCGGGGCTTCGGTTCCGGGGACGCCGTCACCAAGATCGCGAGCGGCACGTACGACATGGGCTTCGGCGACATCAACGCCATGATGGAATTCAACGCCCGCAACCCGGCGCAGCGGCTGGTGGCGGTGTACATGGTGTACAACGCGCCCCCGCACGCGATCCTGGTCCTCAAGAGCAGCGGCATCAAGACACCCAAGGATCTGGAAGGCAGGACGCTGGCCGCCCCGGTCGGGGACGCCTCGCGCCGCCTGTTCCCGGCGTTTGCCGAGGCCAACGGGATCGACGCCAGCAAGGTGAAGTGGGTCAGCGTGGACGGCGGGCTGCGCGAGCCGATGCTGGCCCGCAAGCAGGCGGACGGCATCGCGGGCTTCACGTTCACGTCCCTGCTGAGCCTGGGGCAACTGGGCGTGAAGGCCGACGAGGTCACGGTCTTCCCGTACGCGCAGAGCATCAGCGGCCTGTACGGCAACGCGATCATCGTGCGGGCCGACTGGGCGAAGAAGAACCCGGCGGTCGTCAAGGGGATGCTGGTCGCCATCAACCAGGGCCTCAAGGACGCGATCAGGGACCCGGCAGCTGCCATCGCCTCGTTGCAGAAGAAGAACGCGCTGATCAACCCGGCGCTGGAAACCGAGCGGCTGAAACTGGCCCTGAGCGGCAGCGTCCTGACGAAGGACACCCGCGCGCTGGGGCTGGGGCTGGTGCGCCCGGACCGCCTGAAAAGCAGCATCACGGTCGTGCAGAACGCCTTCGACCTGCCCAGGGGCCTGACGCCCACGAACGTGTTCGACACGTCGTACCTGCCGCCCGCCGCCGACCGGAAGGTGAAGTGAGCGCCGCGCCCATCACGGCCGCGCCCACCACGGCCGCCTCCACCACGGAGCCGCTGGCCATCGACCTGCGCGGCGTACACATGCGCTACGGCGGCCCCGGCGGCACACTGGCCGCGCAGGACGTGAACCTGACCGTGAAGAAAGGCGAGTTCGTCGCGATCGTCGGCCCGTCCGGCTGCGGCAAGAGCACGCTGCTGCGCCTCGTGGCCGGGCTGATGCCCCCGGCGGCGGGCAAGGCACTGATCAGCGGCGTCCCCCCGAAAGCGACCGGCAACACCGGCATCGCGTTCCAGAATCCCAGCCTGCTGCTGTGGCGCACGGTGTTGCAGAACGTGCTGCTGCCGCTGGAGGTCTCACCGAAACACAGGGCCGCGTACCGCCGCGACCCCGCGCCCTACGTGGCCCGCGCGCGGCGCTTGCTGTCGGCGGTGGGCCTGGGTGACTTCGTGGATAAACACCCCTGGGAGCTGTCGGGCGGGATGCAGCAGCGGGTGAACCTCGTGCGGTCGCTGATCCACGCGCCGGAGTTCCTGCTGCTGGACGAACCGTTCAGCGCGCTGGACGCCTTCACCCGCGAGGAACTGTGGCTGGCGTTGCAGGCGCTGTGGATGGGCGCGCGGCCCACCGTGATCCTGGTCACGCACGACCTGCGCGAGGCGGCGCTGCTGGCCGACACGGTGTACGTCATGAGCGCCCGGCCCGGCACGTTCACCGCGCAACACGAGGTGCCGTTCGCGCGGCCCCGCACGCTGGACCTGACCTTCACGCCCGAATTCACGGACGTGATCCACGACCTGCGCGCCCACGTGGGCGGCCTGCGCTCACCCATCCGCGCCGAGGAACTCATGGAGGCTGTCTCGTGAAGGTACTGCCGTGAGTCTGGAAACCGGAACGCCCGGCGTGGCCCCGGTGCCGCGCGCCCTGCCGCCCGCCGCCCTGAGCAGACTGCGCCCGCTCGTGCCGCCCACCCTGGCGATCCTGGCGTTCTTCGCCGTGTGGGAACTGGCGTGCCGACTGTTCAGCATCCCGCCGTTCATTCTGCCCACGCCCAGCGCGTCGGTCGCGTCGGTCTTCCAGTTCGCGCCGGCCGTGGCGGGGCACGCCGCGCAGACGCTGACCACCACCCTGATCGGCTTTGCCCTGAGCGTCGTGCTGGGGGTCGCGCTGGGCGCGCTGGTGGGCCTGAACCGCACGGCGTATCAGGCGCTGTACCCGCTGCTGATCGGCTTCAACGCCGTGCCGAAGGCGGCGCTGGTGCCGGTACTGGTCATCTGGTTCGGCGTGGGACCCGTCCCGGCGGTGCTGACCGCGTTCCTGATCTCGTTCTTCCCGGTGGTCGTGAACGTCGCCACCGGCCTCGCCACCGTGGAGCCCGAGCCGCGCGAGCTGCTGCGCGCGCTGGGCGCCTCGCCCTGGGAGGTCTTCTCGAAGGTCAGCCTGCCGCGCGCCCTGCCGTACTTCTTCGCGTCCCTGAAAGTCGCGGTGACGCTGGCCTTCGTGGGCAGCATCATCAGCGAACTGGCCGCCAGCAACAAGGGCATCGGCGTGATGATGAACCAGGCGGCCAGTTCCTTCCAGGTGCCGCTGGTGTTCGGCGGTGTGCTGCTGGTCAGCGCCATGGGCGTCGTGCTGTACGCCATCTTCGCGCTGATCGAGTCGCGCCTGACCGGCTGGGCGTACCGGGGCAACCAGGGCTGATACGGACTCCGATTGAATGGGAGTCCGTATCAGGTGCCGGTGGGGTGCTCGTCCGGGGTGGTGTCGTCGGGGCGGAGCAGGTACAGGTCCAGCGCGCCGGACGCGAGGTACGCTTCGACCATGTCCGGGTCGAACTGCGTGCCGCTTCCGGCCTTCAGTTCGGTCAGCACCTGATTCAGGCTCAGGGCCGCGCGGTAGGGCCGGTCGGCCAGCATGGCGTCCACGGCGTCCGAGACGGCCAGCAGGCGTCCCTGTACCGGGATGTCCAGGCCGCCCAGCCGGTCGGGGTATCCGCGTCCGTCCCAGCGTTCATGGTGGTGCAGCACGAAGGCCCGCGCGGATGCCAGCGCGGGGAACCCGGCGATCATGTGCGACCCGATGACCGGGTGGCGCCGCACCTGCCCGTACTCCTCGTCGCTCAGTCGGCCCGGTTTGCGCAGGATGGTGTCCGAGATGGACGTCTTGCCGATGTCGTGCAGGACCGCGCCTAGCCGCACGTCCTCAAGTTGTTCCGGGGACCAGCCGAGCGTGCGGGCGGTCCGCAGCGCCGCGTTCTGCACGCGTTGCGTGTGTTCGCGCGTGTACGGGTCGTGCGCGCCGAGTGCGATCACGAACGCGTTCACGACGGCGCGCGTGGCGGCTTCCAGTTCTGCCGCCTGGGTCTTGTAGCGCAGGAACAACGTGCCGAACTCGGCGGCGTACCGTTCCAGTTGCGCGGTGTACAGCTGTTCCGGTGACAGGTCCGGTGTGCTGCCGGTCCCGTCGCGCGGGTCCGGGAGGTCGGCGGCGGTCGGGGGTGTCATACGGACTCCGATTGAATGGACTGCAAAACCCATTCAATCCGAACGGATGCGAGTGGGATCAGGGCGGGTTCCGGGCGTGGAGCTGACAACCCGGTGGGGTTCCGGGGTATCAGCGAAACAGACGGAATCCGTGTCATGCGGACATGGTAGGCCGTGAACTGCATCAGAATTCTTTCAGTTGCATCCGGTGGTGATTCACGAACCGCAGGGGTTCGGGGTGCGCCGTTCGGCTGTGCCCGGCGGACCCGCGTGGTATCACTGCTCATGCCGGACCCCGTGCCCGCGCGCCGGGCGGCCCTCCCGGCCGATCTGATCCTCACGCTGGACCGCGCCCGGCCCGGCAGCCTGTCGCGGCAACTGGCCGGTCAGTTGCGGGGTGCGGTGCGCGGCGGGCTGCTGGAACCCGGTCAGCGTCTGCCCTCGACCCGCGCGCTGGCCGCGTCGCTGGGCGTGGGCCGCAACGTGGTGTTCGAGGCGTACGAGCACCTGCTGGCCGAGGGGTACCTGAGCGGCCGGGACCGTTCGGGCACGTTCGTCGCGCCGGACCTTCCGGACGGCACGCAGGCGGCCCAGGCGGCGCGGCCCGCTCCGGCGACCGGGGCGCGCTGGTTGCAGCGGCCCGTGCCGGAACCGCTGATCGAGGCGCCCAGTCCGGCCGGAACGCTGGAATTCCGGGTGGGGCAGACCGACACGGCCACGCTGGACGGCAGCGGCTGGCGGCGCGTGTGGCGCGGGGCGACCCTGACGGCCCTGCCCGGCGATTACGGCGACCCGGCGGGCGACCCGGCGCTCAGGGAGGCGGTCGCGGCGTACCTGAAACGCGCGCGTGGTTTCGCGTGCCGCGCGGACGACGTGATCATCACGGGCGGCGCGGTACAGGGCGTGAACCTGATCGCGCAGGCGACCCTGCAACCCGGTGACCGCGTGGCGTTCGAGGAACCCGGGTACCGGCTGGCCCGGCAGATCTTTCAGGAGGCGGGCGCGCGGATCGTGCCGCTGCCCGTCGACGATGACGGCCTGAACCTGGAGCCGCTGCTGACTGCGCGGCCCGCAGACGCCCCGATCCTGCTGTACACCACGCCCAGCCACCAGTTCCCGCTGGGCGTGCGGCTGTCCGTGGCCCGGAGGCTGGCGCTGCTGGACTGGGCGCAGACGCACGACGCCCTGATCCTCGAAGACGACTACGACAGCGAATTCCGCTACGGGGCCAGCCCGCTGCCGTCACTGGCGTCCCTGGATACTGGCGGGAACGTGGTGTACCTGGGCACCTTCTCGAAGGTCCTGGCTCCGTCCGTGCGGGTCGGGTACGTCGTGGCGCCCCGGCCGCTGCGCGAGCGGCTGCTGCGCATCAAGAGCAAGGCGGACTTTCACACGTCCTGGCCGGTGCAGCGCGCCCTGGCGCTGATGGTCACGGACGGGCACCTGGAACGCCACATCCGCCGCATGCGCAAGACGTACGCCGCGCGCCGCGCCGCCCTCAGTGGCGCCCTGCACCCATCAGGCGGGAACGCCCGCCTGATGGGCCTGGAAGCCGGGTTGCACGCCCACCTGGAACTCGCGCCGCACCTGAACGCGGCCCGCGTGACCGCACTGGCCCGCGCGCAGGGCGTGACGATTCCCAGCCTCGACCCGTACTACCTGAACGCCCCGGACCGCAACGGGCTGCTGCTCGGGTACGGCGGCCTGACCCTGCCGGACGTGCAG contains these protein-coding regions:
- a CDS encoding HD-GYP domain-containing protein gives rise to the protein MTPPTAADLPDPRDGTGSTPDLSPEQLYTAQLERYAAEFGTLFLRYKTQAAELEAATRAVVNAFVIALGAHDPYTREHTQRVQNAALRTARTLGWSPEQLEDVRLGAVLHDIGKTSISDTILRKPGRLSDEEYGQVRRHPVIGSHMIAGFPALASARAFVLHHHERWDGRGYPDRLGGLDIPVQGRLLAVSDAVDAMLADRPYRAALSLNQVLTELKAGSGTQFDPDMVEAYLASGALDLYLLRPDDTTPDEHPTGT
- a CDS encoding ABC transporter ATP-binding protein, with product MSAAPITAAPTTAASTTEPLAIDLRGVHMRYGGPGGTLAAQDVNLTVKKGEFVAIVGPSGCGKSTLLRLVAGLMPPAAGKALISGVPPKATGNTGIAFQNPSLLLWRTVLQNVLLPLEVSPKHRAAYRRDPAPYVARARRLLSAVGLGDFVDKHPWELSGGMQQRVNLVRSLIHAPEFLLLDEPFSALDAFTREELWLALQALWMGARPTVILVTHDLREAALLADTVYVMSARPGTFTAQHEVPFARPRTLDLTFTPEFTDVIHDLRAHVGGLRSPIRAEELMEAVS
- the urtD gene encoding urea ABC transporter ATP-binding protein UrtD, with amino-acid sequence MRDITVSFDGFKAITNLSLSVPKGSLRVLIGPNGAGKSTLLDTIIGKVRPDTGEVRFAGQVISKLPEHRIAGLGICRKFQAPGVLEGLSVRENLLLTARRDKGVLGILKAPTRAEQDRADELLHLTGLTARADVPAASLAHGEKQWLEIGMVVAADPQLLLLDEPTAGMTAQETAQTADLIHTLAGRHTVLVIDHDMHFVELLNAPITVLHQGQVFREGDLETLRADPDVMEIYLGRPRELMAHG
- the urtE gene encoding urea ABC transporter ATP-binding subunit UrtE is translated as MLKLEGVTAAYGQSPVLFGIDLEIADAEAVTLIGRNGVGKTTLLRAITGLHPVTGGGVRLNGAQVEQEPAFTRARSGLAYVPQGRGLFGHLTVEENLLMGLPALSGRAAAKREIPDLVYDLFPICRDMAGRRAGNLSGGQQQQVAIGRALVTQPRYLLLDEPTEGIQPSVVQEIEVALTRIRTELRVAVLLVEQYLDFAWAFADRYYVMQKGRVVETGHTADTPTHTVQRYLGV
- a CDS encoding ABC transporter substrate-binding protein gives rise to the protein MTHRILTATLALTLSSLAAAQGTNVRFTLDWAFEGPGSPYLLAADRGYFAKQGLNVTIDRGFGSGDAVTKIASGTYDMGFGDINAMMEFNARNPAQRLVAVYMVYNAPPHAILVLKSSGIKTPKDLEGRTLAAPVGDASRRLFPAFAEANGIDASKVKWVSVDGGLREPMLARKQADGIAGFTFTSLLSLGQLGVKADEVTVFPYAQSISGLYGNAIIVRADWAKKNPAVVKGMLVAINQGLKDAIRDPAAAIASLQKKNALINPALETERLKLALSGSVLTKDTRALGLGLVRPDRLKSSITVVQNAFDLPRGLTPTNVFDTSYLPPAADRKVK
- a CDS encoding ABC transporter permease, with the protein product MSLETGTPGVAPVPRALPPAALSRLRPLVPPTLAILAFFAVWELACRLFSIPPFILPTPSASVASVFQFAPAVAGHAAQTLTTTLIGFALSVVLGVALGALVGLNRTAYQALYPLLIGFNAVPKAALVPVLVIWFGVGPVPAVLTAFLISFFPVVVNVATGLATVEPEPRELLRALGASPWEVFSKVSLPRALPYFFASLKVAVTLAFVGSIISELAASNKGIGVMMNQAASSFQVPLVFGGVLLVSAMGVVLYAIFALIESRLTGWAYRGNQG
- the pdxR gene encoding MocR-like pyridoxine biosynthesis transcription factor PdxR, yielding MVSLLMPDPVPARRAALPADLILTLDRARPGSLSRQLAGQLRGAVRGGLLEPGQRLPSTRALAASLGVGRNVVFEAYEHLLAEGYLSGRDRSGTFVAPDLPDGTQAAQAARPAPATGARWLQRPVPEPLIEAPSPAGTLEFRVGQTDTATLDGSGWRRVWRGATLTALPGDYGDPAGDPALREAVAAYLKRARGFACRADDVIITGGAVQGVNLIAQATLQPGDRVAFEEPGYRLARQIFQEAGARIVPLPVDDDGLNLEPLLTARPADAPILLYTTPSHQFPLGVRLSVARRLALLDWAQTHDALILEDDYDSEFRYGASPLPSLASLDTGGNVVYLGTFSKVLAPSVRVGYVVAPRPLRERLLRIKSKADFHTSWPVQRALALMVTDGHLERHIRRMRKTYAARRAALSGALHPSGGNARLMGLEAGLHAHLELAPHLNAARVTALARAQGVTIPSLDPYYLNAPDRNGLLLGYGGLTLPDVQRGAEVLARAIEQASRE